From the Butyrivibrio fibrisolvens genome, one window contains:
- a CDS encoding AraC family transcriptional regulator yields MKLIPLALYSQYSYHYTGKFKALSSEWQHNKTSLKDYELIIMTEGELYLRYNGHNYTVKKGEYLLLPPSSEGYREGFKKAYCSFYWMHFATEHSSKVPYEISSGSPKIKEIDTSKYGFIPQSGAIASPERILVMMKQLQDMVKNNYPTVSLNAMVTSIMMELYGEITVGAPSTSDPAAKKQIYMDIIDYIQTNISKNIKIAEIADAFGYNPKYLSHLFVEIRNIPLKQFIISQKMDAANFMLADNDKTVSQIASDLGFSDVHNFARAYKKYTGLTPSEYRNAFAKRMLFHV; encoded by the coding sequence ATGAAGCTTATTCCTTTAGCTTTATATTCGCAATATTCATATCACTATACCGGAAAGTTCAAGGCTCTTTCTTCGGAATGGCAGCATAATAAAACTTCCCTTAAGGATTATGAGCTTATAATCATGACAGAAGGTGAATTATACCTTAGATATAATGGGCATAACTATACCGTTAAAAAAGGCGAGTATCTCCTCCTTCCTCCATCAAGTGAAGGGTATAGAGAAGGTTTTAAGAAGGCCTACTGCTCTTTTTACTGGATGCACTTTGCAACTGAGCATAGCAGCAAGGTTCCTTATGAGATAAGTTCAGGAAGTCCGAAGATCAAAGAGATAGATACGTCCAAATACGGCTTCATCCCTCAAAGCGGGGCCATAGCTTCGCCTGAACGTATCCTTGTAATGATGAAACAGCTTCAGGATATGGTCAAAAATAACTATCCTACCGTCTCACTTAACGCCATGGTGACAAGTATCATGATGGAATTATATGGAGAGATAACTGTCGGAGCGCCATCCACCAGTGATCCTGCCGCCAAGAAGCAGATATATATGGATATCATCGACTATATCCAGACTAATATATCCAAAAATATAAAGATTGCAGAGATAGCAGATGCCTTTGGCTATAATCCAAAATATCTGTCACATCTATTTGTAGAAATAAGGAATATACCTCTTAAGCAGTTCATAATAAGCCAAAAGATGGATGCAGCTAATTTTATGCTGGCTGATAATGACAAAACCGTATCTCAGATAGCATCTGATCTAGGTTTTTCAGATGTACATAACTTTGCAAGAGCATACAAAAAGTATACAGGACTCACTCCAAGCGAATACAGAAATGCCTTTGCCAAGCGCATGCTCTTCCATGTATGA
- a CDS encoding PfkB family carbohydrate kinase, whose protein sequence is MEKVDVVALGELLIDFTENGISAQGNPIMEANPGGAVCNVLSMLSGLSKSTAYIGKVGKDIFGKQLTEAIRSVGIDDSGLVVDDNVNTTLAFVHTYEDGDRDFSFYRNPGADMMLTVDELNLDLVRNCRIFHYGSLSMTSKCCEEATFKAIEVAKESGAIISFDPNLREPLWDSLDHAKEEISKGMKQCDILKISDNEIIWFTGKEDFDEGVEELRKQFNPKLITVTMGKDGSRAYYGDKIVSVPGFVNKNTIETTGAGDTFGACVLNYILEQGLDGLTEDDLKEMLTFANAAASIITTRKGALKVMPTKEEVEKLACS, encoded by the coding sequence ATGGAGAAGGTAGATGTAGTAGCGTTAGGAGAATTATTAATAGATTTTACAGAAAATGGAATAAGCGCTCAGGGCAATCCTATTATGGAAGCTAATCCCGGCGGAGCTGTATGTAATGTTCTGTCCATGCTTTCAGGCCTTTCTAAATCTACAGCATATATTGGTAAGGTGGGAAAAGACATATTTGGAAAACAGCTCACAGAAGCTATAAGGAGCGTTGGCATTGACGATTCCGGCCTTGTTGTTGATGACAATGTTAATACAACACTTGCCTTCGTTCATACCTACGAGGATGGAGACAGAGATTTCTCTTTTTACAGAAATCCCGGAGCTGATATGATGCTCACAGTAGATGAGCTCAATCTCGACCTTGTGAGAAACTGTAGGATCTTCCATTACGGAAGTCTGTCTATGACCAGTAAGTGCTGCGAAGAGGCGACCTTCAAGGCTATAGAAGTAGCTAAAGAAAGCGGCGCTATCATAAGCTTTGATCCAAACCTTCGCGAACCCTTGTGGGATAGCCTTGATCATGCCAAAGAAGAGATATCTAAAGGCATGAAGCAGTGCGATATCTTAAAGATCTCTGACAACGAGATCATATGGTTTACAGGCAAAGAGGACTTTGATGAAGGCGTAGAAGAGCTTAGAAAACAGTTTAATCCTAAGCTTATCACAGTCACTATGGGCAAAGACGGAAGCAGAGCTTATTATGGGGATAAGATTGTATCAGTACCAGGTTTTGTTAATAAGAATACTATCGAAACTACAGGAGCAGGCGATACCTTTGGAGCATGTGTGCTCAATTATATCCTCGAGCAGGGACTTGATGGTCTTACAGAAGATGATCTTAAAGAGATGTTGACATTTGCCAATGCTGCAGCATCTATAATAACCACCAGAAAAGGCGCGCTTAAGGTCATGCCTACTAAGGAAGAAGTTGAAAAGCTTGCGTGTTCATAA
- a CDS encoding glycoside hydrolase family 32 protein, with the protein MEDILNKARKYEKENESKMEGLRPSFHLTPRVGWMNDPNGFCYYKGQYHMFYQYHPYDNHWGPMHWGHAVSSDLLHWEYLPVVLAPDMEYDKRGCFSGSAIELSDGRHLIMYTGVSETVDENGNKTECQTQCVAVGDGVNYVKYENNPVLTSDDVPEGGSHIDFRDPRLFEGKDGLIYCLVGNRSSDTSGQMLLYKSVDGFKWEFVRIIAQNRNSFGKMWECPDFFLKDGKWVLLTSPQDMEAIPGRYNSGNGTLCLIGNWDGEDSDFEVENNQCIDNGIDYYAPQTITLADGRRIMIGWMQNWDTCNNYTPSDLWCGQMSIPREVTVRDGRLYQVPAREIESLRGDLISVLNMKLNGEYSAEILNGRKLDLTVKVRPSEGKVYDNFEVRFFQKDNNYAFVKYNTHESMVTLSREFAGVRRAIVNKTSCSVDNKGGEIELRIILDKYSAEVFINGGKYAMTIDVYNDQSFDGISFVSDGEALIDIEKYSLEK; encoded by the coding sequence ATGGAAGATATACTTAACAAAGCACGCAAATATGAAAAAGAAAACGAAAGTAAAATGGAAGGTTTAAGACCTTCATTTCACTTAACACCAAGAGTTGGTTGGATGAATGATCCCAACGGCTTTTGCTATTACAAGGGTCAGTACCACATGTTCTACCAGTATCATCCTTATGATAATCACTGGGGTCCTATGCACTGGGGACATGCTGTAAGCAGTGACCTGCTTCATTGGGAATATCTTCCTGTAGTTCTTGCTCCAGACATGGAGTATGACAAGAGAGGATGCTTTTCCGGAAGTGCAATTGAACTTTCTGATGGTCGTCATCTCATTATGTACACCGGTGTTTCAGAAACTGTTGATGAAAATGGCAACAAGACAGAATGCCAGACTCAGTGCGTTGCAGTTGGTGACGGTGTAAATTATGTCAAATACGAAAATAATCCGGTCCTCACATCAGATGATGTACCAGAGGGCGGTAGTCATATAGATTTTAGAGATCCAAGGCTTTTTGAAGGCAAGGATGGCCTTATCTATTGCCTTGTTGGTAACAGAAGCAGTGATACAAGCGGCCAGATGCTCCTTTATAAGAGTGTGGACGGCTTTAAATGGGAGTTTGTACGTATCATAGCACAGAATAGAAATTCATTTGGTAAGATGTGGGAATGCCCGGATTTCTTTCTCAAGGATGGAAAATGGGTTCTTCTTACAAGCCCTCAGGATATGGAGGCTATTCCGGGTAGATACAATAGCGGCAATGGAACTTTATGCCTTATTGGTAACTGGGATGGAGAAGACAGCGATTTCGAGGTTGAGAATAACCAGTGCATAGATAATGGTATCGATTATTATGCACCTCAGACTATCACATTAGCTGATGGCAGACGTATCATGATAGGCTGGATGCAGAACTGGGATACCTGCAACAACTATACTCCATCTGATCTGTGGTGCGGCCAGATGTCTATCCCAAGGGAAGTTACTGTAAGAGATGGAAGACTCTATCAGGTTCCTGCCAGAGAGATAGAGAGTCTTAGAGGTGATCTTATCTCTGTACTTAACATGAAGCTTAACGGAGAGTATAGCGCTGAGATCTTAAATGGAAGAAAACTTGATCTTACTGTTAAAGTAAGACCTTCTGAAGGCAAGGTATATGACAATTTTGAAGTCAGATTCTTCCAGAAAGATAACAACTATGCGTTTGTAAAGTACAACACACATGAGTCTATGGTGACACTTAGCCGTGAATTTGCAGGAGTAAGAAGAGCCATCGTTAATAAGACAAGCTGCAGCGTAGATAATAAGGGCGGCGAGATAGAACTTCGCATTATCTTGGATAAGTACAGCGCAGAAGTATTTATAAATGGCGGCAAGTATGCAATGACTATAGATGTATACAATGATCAGTCATTTGATGGTATCAGCTTTGTATCTGATGGTGAGGCTCTTATCGATATAGAAAAGTATAGCCTTGAAAAATAA